In Nocardia terpenica, the genomic window CCACCAGCGTGTTGTAGACGCGCCCGGTCTCCGCGCCGCCCGGCGTCTCCACCACCCCCGCCACCAGGTGCACCCCGAATTCGGCCGCGAGACCGCGTAATTCGCCGACGAACGGACCGGTCAGCGGCTCGGCCGCGGCCACCGCCCGCTGATCCAACCGGCTCACCGCGAACATCGTGTACTCCGGCGCGATCACCACCCGCGCCCCGTGCTCGGCGGCGTCGCGCACATGCTCGCGCAGCATCGCGAGGTTGGCGCTCTTGTCGGTGTAGGGCGCGAACTGGACCACGGCGAGGTCGACCGACCGCTTCGCCGCCGCGGCGGCCGCCGGGTCGCCCACCGCCTCCGCCTCGAGCGCGGCCATCGCACCCGCCAGCGGACCGCCCGCCTCGACTGTGGTCGAATAGCTGATCACCGCGGCCTCGGCGCCGCCGGTCGCGCCGGAATCGCCGCTGGTGACACCCGGTGCGGCGGCGGTGGCGGGCGGATCGGACGGCACAGCGGAGCTGCCGGAGCCGGAGGTTGAGACGGAGCGCACGCTCGGCTGCTGCGGTTGCATACGTCTCACCGTATTGGGCCGATGGTCGGAGTGACCACCGCGAGGCTCTAAAATGCTGGTCAATATGAGTAACTCACCGGTCGACAACGTTTCCACCGACGATGAGAGGGACGTAGCCGGCCCGTCCTTCGCCGATCTAGGCATCGATGACCGCCTGTTGGCGGCCATCGCCGACGTCGGCTACGAATCACCGTCGCCCATCCAGGCAGCGACCATTCCGCCGCTGCTGTCCGGCGCCGACGTGGTCGGGCTCGCGCAGACCGGTACCGGCAAGACCGCCGCGTTCGCCATCCCGATCCTCATGGGCCTGGAGGGCAAGGGCAAGGCCCCGCAGGCGCTGGTGCTCGCCCCCACCCGCGAACTCGCGATCCAGGTGGCCGAGGCGTTCGGGCGTTACTCCGCGCACCTGCCGGGCGTGCACGTGCTGCCGGTCTACGGCGGCCAGAACTACGCCGTGCAGCTGTCGGGGCTGCGCCGCGGCGCGCAGGTCGTGGTCGGCACCCCGGGCCGCGTCATCGACCACCTCGAGCGCGGCACGCTCGACCTGTCCCAGCTGCGCTACCTGGTGCTGGACGAGGCCGACGAGATGCTCAAGATGGGCTTCCAGGAGGACGTGGAGCGCATCCTGGCCGACACCCCGGCCGACAAGCAGGTGGCGCTGTTCTCGGCGACCATGCCCGCCGCGATCCGCAAGATCTCCAAGCAGTATCTGAAGGATCCGATCGAGATCACGGTCAAGGCCAAGACCGCCACCAACACCAACATCACCCAGCGCTGGGTGATGGTGTCGCATCAGCGCAAGCTGGACGCCCTGACGCGCATCCTCGAGGTCGAATCCTTCGAGGCGATGATCATTTTCGTGCGCACCAAGCAGGCCACCGAGGAACTGGCCGAGAAGCTGCGCTCGCGTGGCTTCTCCGCGGCCGCCATCAACGGTGACATCGCGCAGAACCAGCGCGAGCGGACCATCGGCCAGCTCAAGTCGGGCGCCCTCGACATCCTGGTCGCCACCGACGTCGCCGCCCGCGGCCTGGACGTGGACCGCATCTCGCACGTGGTCAACTACGACATCCCGCACGACACCGAGTCCTACGTGCACCGCATCGGCCGCACCGGTCGCGCGGGCCGCACCGGCGAGGCGCTGCTGTTCGTCGCGCCGCGCGAGCGCCGCCTGCTCGACGCCATCGAGCGCGCCACCCGCCAGCCGCTCACCGAGATGCGGCTGCCCAGCGTGGAGGACGTGAACGCGCAGCGCGTGATCAAGTTCCACGACGCCATCACCGAGAACCTGGCCTCGCCCAATCTGGCCCTGTTCCGCAAGCTGATCGAGGACTACGAGGCCGAGCACAACATCCCGCTGGCCGATATCGCGGCCGCGCTCGCGGTCGGCGCGTACGACGGCGACAACTTCTTCATGGAGCCCGAGCCGGAGCCCGAGCGCCGCCCGCGTGATCGAGACCGCGACCGCGATCGGGACCGCCGCCGCGAGCCGGGCGCGCCGTCGCATCATCGCGGCACCGGCGCGGAGCTGGCGACCTACCGCATCGCGGTCGGCAAGCGGCACCGCGTGGTGCCGGGCGCGATCGTGGGCGCCATCGCCAACGAGGGTGGCCTGCGCCGCAGCGACTTCGGGCACATCAGCATCCGCCCCGACCACAGCCTGGTCGAGCTCCCCGCGGATCTGCCCCAGGAAACGTTGGATGCGTTGCGCCGCACCCGAATCAGCGGCGTGCTGATCCAGCTGCAGCTCGACCAGGGCCCGCCCGCCCACCGCCCCTTGAGCCGCGGCCCGCGCCGCGACGGCGGTAAGCGGACCGAGCGTCGCAAGCCTCGGGCGTAGCCGCCGTCCGGCCGGTTGCCCCGGGGCCTGCGCAGGGCCGACCATAGAACGGGATTCCTCGGAGGGGAGGTTGGTCGGTGCGGTATCGGGTGCTGGGTGGAACCGGGTTGCGGGTCTCCGAAATGTTCCTCGGGGCAATGACTTTCGGTGAAGAGGGCGACATGGGTGCGCCGCTCGCGGAATGCCGGGAGATGCTGGAGGTGTACGCGGAGGCCGGTGGGAACGTCATCGATACGGCGATCAACTACCGGGGCGGTCGCAGCGAGGAATTCGTCGGCGAGTTGCTGGCCGGTCGGCGCGACCATTTCGTGCTGGCCACCAAATACTCGGTGACGCGAGATCCCGCCGATATCAACGCCGCCGGTAACCACCGCAAGAATCTGCGGCTGTCGCTGGAAACCAGCCTGCGCCGGTTGCGCACCGACTACATCGACCTGTACTGGGTGCACATCTGGGATCGGCACACGCCGATCGAGGAGACCATGCGCGCCCTCGACGACGCGGTGCGCTCGGGAAAAGTTCTGCACATAGGCATTTCGGACGCACCGGCCTGGATCGTCGCGCAGGCCAATACCTTCGCCGATCTGCGCGGAATGGCCGCCTTCGCCGGATTGCAGGTGCCCTACAGTCTGCTCGAGCGCGATATCGAGCGCGAATTGCTGCCCATGGCAGCGGCTTTCGGGCTGACCGTGGCGGCCTGGAGCCCGCTCGGCGGCGGCGTGCTGACCGGCAAGTACACCCGCCCGGAACCCGGCGTGCCGACCCGGCTGTCCCCGTCGGCCGTCGGCCCGCACGAGCTGGCCGTCGCCCGTGTGGTGCAGCAGGTGGCCGACGAATTCGGCTGCACACCAGCGCAAATCGCGCTGGCCTGGACCCGGGCGCGCACCCCGGCCGTGCATCCGATCCTCGGTGCCCGCACGGTCGACCAATTGGAGGACAATCTGGGCGCGGCCGGTCTGGCGCTGCCCGCCGAAACCGTCCGGCTCCTGGACGCCACCACTCGTTTCCGTCCGGGATTTCCCACCGAATTCATCGAGCGCAGTAGCGGTTATGTGTTCGGCGAACGGGACGAACTGCTCGACGATTGATCCGATCGGCTCGAAAATCATCGGAGTAATTCGGCCCATCCGCATCCGGCATCGCAACGAATCTCCCGGTACCTGAAGTTTCGAATCGAGGTCGGGAGGTGTGCTTGTGAGGGATTGGCAGGGGTTGATCGATGCGATCGATCGCGAGATTCACCGCGAAGAATCGCCGTTCCGCACCGGGAAACGCAACCCTGGCGCGACCGAGCAGGTGATCCGTGCGGCGGAGCGGCGGCTCGACTTTCGATTCGACCCCGTCTATCGCGAGTACCTGACGCACGTCGACGGCTGGGTGCAATTCAATGCGGTGGAGGCGAGCCTGTACGGCCTCGACGAACTCGGCGCCCCGGCCTGGGCCGGGGAGCAGTCGATTCTCGCGGAATGGTCTCGGGAGTATCGCGAGGTCGTCGTTCCCCTCGGCATGCCCGACCTCTCGGACATGCTCCTGGTCGGCGGCAGCGCCCAGATCGGCTTCTACATGCTGCTGGTCCCGCCCGCCGCGAGCAGCGCGGCCGGACGCGTCGTCGAGCTCACCGACGAGCCGCAGATCCACGCCGACTTCCACGCCTACCTGGAGAAGGAACTGACCTTCTGGAAGTTCTGCAACGAGCCCGAGGACGACTAGCGCGGCCCGGTGCCGCGGCGCTGGCGGAGCCGGTCGGCCCGGGCGCGCAGGGCGGCGTCGAGCAGTTCGGTGGTCTCGTGCGCCAGGGCGCGCATCTCCCAGTCCGCATCCAGCAGCGCCCCGCGCACCGAGCGATTGGTCCGGCCGAGCCGCCGAGCCGCGACCTCCCGCACCTCCCGCGCCAGTTCGGAGAGCCCGGCCACCTCCTCGGTCAGCAGCCGCGAGCACGTCCGCGCCAGGGCGGACCTCGATATTCCAACGGTCGACGAACCCATTGTGTCCCACCTATCGCCCGGCCAGTGTACAAGTGTTCACCGTTCCCGGTAGCCTACCGACCCGATGGGCGCGGGGCAACGGGACGCGGTCAGCACTGGAAGACTTGTCCCAGGGTTTGTTTCGGGTCGGCACCCTGGTCCTGCAGGCAGCCGAACGGGACTATGCCCGCGTCGTTCATTCGGACGCCGGATTTCGCCGCGGCGTGGATGCAGACGAGGCCGGTGGGGTCGATGCGGCAGGTGTAGTCCCTGACGGTGATGCGGTTTCCGTAGGGGAGGACCGCGCCCGTGCCGCGGATGAACGGGCCCGGGTCGCCGTGCAGCGAGCCGACGGACAGGGCGGCGCCCGAGTAGTCGATCCAGTTGCCCACCCAGTTGCCGTTCTCGCCGCCGGATGGACGCCCCGGCGGGTTCTTCAGATCGACCAGGCAGCTCAGACTCCGATCGCCGTCCTGGAAGTCGGTGGTGCACTTGATCTTTCCGGTGGGACTGGCGAAGGCGATGTCGCCGTTGAGCGGCGTGGCCGTGCCGTCCTCGGCGGTGACGGTGCCGTACCGCGCGGAATCGGCCGGAGAACCGGCCCGCACCCACGCGGCGACCTCCGCCACGGGCGCGCCCGGCGAAGGCGGCACGGCCGCAACCGAACTGGTCGGCGCCGCCGAACCGGAGGTGGTCGGAAGGGCGGCCCCGGGCACCGGATGCGGCTCACCGCTCTTGGTGAGCGAACACCCGGCGACCAACAGAACGAGCACCGTCAACACCGCGATTCGCATGCCGAACACCATAGGTGGTGTGATCGCCACCGGCGCAATGCCGGAGCGTGCGCGGCCTTGGCCGCCTGGATGGTCGGGGCCGAAATGTGGCCGGAGGACCCGGAATTCGGGGATGGTCCGGTCGGACGATTATGTGCTTCCCTCCACTTTCACTATATAAGGCACCGGGGGGCTTGCGGCAAGGCCCGGGTCGTGCTGCACAATCGCTGGCCGAAGCTGGAAACCTGCGGAAATGGGGGGTTGTGAATTGATCCGGGAGTACGACGACGAATTGCGGTTCGAGCGGAGCCGGGTGGCCGGGCTCTATGCGCGGCTCGATGCCGAGCGCGCGCGGGTGCGGGGCCGGTATCGCGCCGCGCTGCGGGGGAACGGCGAATCGCCCATGGAACGCGACGTTGAGGTGCGTGCGCTGGCCAAGCAGGTGAAGCGGCTGGATGTGGCGGACAACGGGCTGTGTTTCGGTCGGCTGGACGCGGTGTCGGGCGAGCATTCCTATATCGGGCGGATAGGTATTTTCGACGAACAGAACGAGTACGAACCGCTGCTGCTCGATTGGCGGGCGCCCGCGGCGCGCGCGTTCTATGTCGGCACCGCCGCCAGCCCGGAGAACATGCGCCGGAGGCGGCAATTCCACACTCGCGGACGGCAGGTGATCGATTTCACCGACGAGATCTTCGGCCGCCCGGGTGCCGGTGAGCGCGGGGACGCGGCCCTGCTCGCGGCGGTGAACGCGCCGCGCGGCGCCGGGATGCGCGACATCGTGGCGACGATTCAGGCCGAGCAGGACCGGATCATCCGGCTCGACCATCCGGGCGTGCTGGTGATCGAGGGCGGTCCGGGCACCGGGAAGACCGTGGTGGCGCTGCACCGCGTCGCGTATCTGCTCTACACCGAGCGGGAACGGATCGAACGCCACGGGGTGCTCGTGGTCGGGCCCAATCCGGCCTTCCTGAACCACATCGGCCGCGTGCTGTCGTCGCTGGGGGAGTCCGATGTGGTGTTCATGACCACCGGCGATTTGGCGCCCGGCCTGCGCGTCACCGCCGAGGACACCCCGGAGGCCACCCGGATCAAGGGTTCGCTGCGGATCCTGGATGTGCTCGCGGCGGCGATCGCCGATCGGCAGCGGCTGCCGGAACATCCGGTGCCGATCCGGCTGGCGGATGTCACGCTGCGGATCGACGCCGAGACCGCCGAGTGGGCCAGGGAGGAGGCCCGCGCGAGCGGGTTGCCGCACAACGCCGCCCGCGCGGTGTTCACCGAGATCGTCACCTATGTGCTCACCGAACGCGCGATAGCCCGGATCGGCCACGGCTGGCTGACCCGCGACGACCGCGAATCGTGGGAACAGCTGCGCGAGGACCTGCTCGAGGAGCTCGCGACCGACGACGCGTTCACCGCCGCGCTCGACGAGCTCTGGCCGGTACTGACGCCGGAGGCGCTGCTGGCGTCGCTGTACACGTCGCCCGAGCGGTTGCGCGCCGCGGGCGGCGACCCGGCCCTGCTGCGCGCGAACGGCGACGCCTGGACCGTGCCGGACGTGCCGCTGCTCGACGAACTGGTCGACCTGCTGGGCAGCGAGAAGTCGGCGGTCCGGTCGGCCGAACAGGAACGCCGGGCCGAGGCCGAGTACGCCGCCGGGGTGCTGGACATCCTCATCAGCCGCGAGGATCTGATGGACGACGAGGACCACCTGCTGGCCCAGGACCTGCTCTACGCCGAGGACCTGGCCGATCGCTTCGTCGAGCGCGACACCCGCGAACTCGTCGAACGCGCTGCCGCGGACCGGGATTG contains:
- a CDS encoding carbon-nitrogen hydrolase family protein, with product MQPQQPSVRSVSTSGSGSSAVPSDPPATAAAPGVTSGDSGATGGAEAAVISYSTTVEAGGPLAGAMAALEAEAVGDPAAAAAAKRSVDLAVVQFAPYTDKSANLAMLREHVRDAAEHGARVVIAPEYTMFAVSRLDQRAVAAAEPLTGPFVGELRGLAAEFGVHLVAGVVETPGGAETGRVYNTLVVTDPDAQLVAVYRKVHLYDAFGGGESAVLLPGPIEEPATFTVGDVTFGLQTCFDVRFPEGCRRVATAGAHVLVVPAQWIPGPLKVEQWRTLLHARAIENTVYVAAADHAAPRGAGTSTIVDPAGSVLAELGEQTGIATARIDLDHLDRIRSTNPSLSLRRFTIEPK
- a CDS encoding SMI1/KNR4 family protein, translating into MRDWQGLIDAIDREIHREESPFRTGKRNPGATEQVIRAAERRLDFRFDPVYREYLTHVDGWVQFNAVEASLYGLDELGAPAWAGEQSILAEWSREYREVVVPLGMPDLSDMLLVGGSAQIGFYMLLVPPAASSAAGRVVELTDEPQIHADFHAYLEKELTFWKFCNEPEDD
- a CDS encoding DEAD/DEAH box helicase, with translation MSNSPVDNVSTDDERDVAGPSFADLGIDDRLLAAIADVGYESPSPIQAATIPPLLSGADVVGLAQTGTGKTAAFAIPILMGLEGKGKAPQALVLAPTRELAIQVAEAFGRYSAHLPGVHVLPVYGGQNYAVQLSGLRRGAQVVVGTPGRVIDHLERGTLDLSQLRYLVLDEADEMLKMGFQEDVERILADTPADKQVALFSATMPAAIRKISKQYLKDPIEITVKAKTATNTNITQRWVMVSHQRKLDALTRILEVESFEAMIIFVRTKQATEELAEKLRSRGFSAAAINGDIAQNQRERTIGQLKSGALDILVATDVAARGLDVDRISHVVNYDIPHDTESYVHRIGRTGRAGRTGEALLFVAPRERRLLDAIERATRQPLTEMRLPSVEDVNAQRVIKFHDAITENLASPNLALFRKLIEDYEAEHNIPLADIAAALAVGAYDGDNFFMEPEPEPERRPRDRDRDRDRDRRREPGAPSHHRGTGAELATYRIAVGKRHRVVPGAIVGAIANEGGLRRSDFGHISIRPDHSLVELPADLPQETLDALRRTRISGVLIQLQLDQGPPAHRPLSRGPRRDGGKRTERRKPRA
- the helR gene encoding RNA polymerase recycling motor ATPase HelR, producing MGGCELIREYDDELRFERSRVAGLYARLDAERARVRGRYRAALRGNGESPMERDVEVRALAKQVKRLDVADNGLCFGRLDAVSGEHSYIGRIGIFDEQNEYEPLLLDWRAPAARAFYVGTAASPENMRRRRQFHTRGRQVIDFTDEIFGRPGAGERGDAALLAAVNAPRGAGMRDIVATIQAEQDRIIRLDHPGVLVIEGGPGTGKTVVALHRVAYLLYTERERIERHGVLVVGPNPAFLNHIGRVLSSLGESDVVFMTTGDLAPGLRVTAEDTPEATRIKGSLRILDVLAAAIADRQRLPEHPVPIRLADVTLRIDAETAEWAREEARASGLPHNAARAVFTEIVTYVLTERAIARIGHGWLTRDDRESWEQLREDLLEELATDDAFTAALDELWPVLTPEALLASLYTSPERLRAAGGDPALLRANGDAWTVPDVPLLDELVDLLGSEKSAVRSAEQERRAEAEYAAGVLDILISREDLMDDEDHLLAQDLLYAEDLADRFVERDTRELVERAAADRDWTYRHVVVDEAQELSAMDWRVLMRRCPSRSFTVVGDLAQRRSVAGATSWGAMLDPYVRGRWVYRSLSVNYRTPAEIMAVAAALLADFAPAVQPPESVRACGVRPWSRRVTEAEIPAAIEEFVRDEAGREGTSIVIGPPGVPGTVPPSDTKGLEFDAVLVVHPDRILADGPRGAAELYVALTRATQRLGVLHLNPLPQPLSTLAPEPDSAAPHIPGRAATPL
- a CDS encoding aldo/keto reductase; the protein is MFLGAMTFGEEGDMGAPLAECREMLEVYAEAGGNVIDTAINYRGGRSEEFVGELLAGRRDHFVLATKYSVTRDPADINAAGNHRKNLRLSLETSLRRLRTDYIDLYWVHIWDRHTPIEETMRALDDAVRSGKVLHIGISDAPAWIVAQANTFADLRGMAAFAGLQVPYSLLERDIERELLPMAAAFGLTVAAWSPLGGGVLTGKYTRPEPGVPTRLSPSAVGPHELAVARVVQQVADEFGCTPAQIALAWTRARTPAVHPILGARTVDQLEDNLGAAGLALPAETVRLLDATTRFRPGFPTEFIERSSGYVFGERDELLDD